One genomic region from Prochlorococcus marinus CUG1433 encodes:
- a CDS encoding ABC transporter ATP-binding protein encodes MNYIKVQGLSKSYSDINALKNLSMEIEAGTLFGILGPNGAGKSTLIKILATLIEPDSGEVFINNINLIKNSRKIRELIGYVAQDIALDKILTGRELLDFQADLYHINKNKKFERIKKLIDQLEMNDWIDRKCGTYSGGMKRRIDLAAGLLHLPQVLILDEPTVGLDIESRNIIWHLLKDLRNNGMTIILSSHYLDEIDKLADRLVIIDDGRVIAQGTPAELKNKLGGDRVTLKVREFSNQEEAKNICQILSSIDGISQIIINEAQGFSINFVADKEKDLLTKLKVELAFSKFEIFSLTQSQPSLDDVYLQATGKTLLDAEISMAGKRDFKKESKQAMR; translated from the coding sequence ATGAATTATATAAAAGTTCAAGGGCTCTCAAAATCTTATTCAGATATCAATGCATTAAAAAATTTATCGATGGAAATTGAAGCTGGCACATTATTTGGAATACTAGGTCCAAATGGTGCTGGTAAATCAACACTAATAAAAATATTGGCTACTTTAATTGAGCCTGATAGTGGGGAAGTTTTTATAAATAATATTAATCTGATAAAAAATTCAAGGAAAATTAGAGAATTAATTGGTTATGTTGCCCAAGATATTGCACTTGATAAAATATTAACTGGACGAGAGCTTTTGGATTTTCAAGCAGATTTATATCACATTAACAAAAACAAAAAATTTGAAAGGATAAAGAAATTAATAGATCAACTAGAAATGAATGATTGGATTGATCGTAAGTGCGGAACTTATTCAGGTGGAATGAAAAGAAGAATAGATCTGGCAGCTGGACTTTTACATTTGCCCCAAGTATTAATTTTGGATGAACCTACAGTTGGTTTAGATATTGAAAGTAGAAATATTATATGGCATCTTTTGAAAGATTTGAGAAATAATGGAATGACCATTATTTTAAGCAGTCACTATCTTGATGAAATAGATAAATTGGCAGATAGATTAGTAATAATTGATGATGGAAGAGTTATAGCACAAGGTACTCCTGCAGAGCTCAAAAATAAATTAGGAGGAGATAGAGTAACTTTGAAAGTAAGAGAATTTAGTAATCAAGAAGAAGCAAAAAATATATGTCAAATTTTATCTTCAATAGATGGAATTAGTCAGATTATCATAAATGAAGCTCAAGGTTTCTCAATAAATTTTGTAGCAGATAAGGAAAAAGATTTACTTACGAAACTCAAAGTGGAATTGGCCTTCTCAAAGTTTGAAATTTTTTCTTTAACTCAAAGTCAGCCAAGCTTGGATGATGTATATCTTCAGGCAACTGGGAAAACATTATTAGATGCAGAAATTTCAATGGCAGGGAAAAGAGACTTTAAAAAAGAATCAAAACAAGCAATGCGATAA
- a CDS encoding glycoprotein: MLLKNHLIEVFKKASLENNFLLKENIVLKWVHRFGIDSLNDLLIYSPVQKENQHEEENQEQISLINEVHEEENQEQISLINEVHEEENQEQISLINEVHEEENQEQISLINEVHEEENQEQISLINEVHEEENQEQISLIDEVHEEKKQEKMKWESTVLQNSRSNKIISKYEDLNKTKQYTTNQKSPLPYIKNLRKWINKDKKAS, encoded by the coding sequence ATGCTATTAAAAAATCATCTAATTGAAGTTTTTAAAAAGGCTTCTTTAGAAAATAATTTTTTGCTTAAAGAAAATATAGTTCTTAAATGGGTCCATAGATTTGGGATTGATTCTTTAAATGATTTGTTAATCTATAGTCCAGTACAAAAGGAAAATCAGCATGAAGAAGAGAATCAAGAACAAATATCTTTAATTAATGAAGTACATGAAGAAGAGAATCAAGAACAAATATCTTTAATTAATGAAGTACATGAAGAAGAAAATCAAGAACAAATATCTTTAATTAATGAAGTACATGAAGAAGAGAATCAAGAACAAATATCTTTAATTAATGAAGTACATGAAGAAGAAAATCAAGAACAAATATCTTTAATTAATGAAGTACATGAAGAAGAAAATCAAGAACAAATATCTTTAATTGATGAAGTGCATGAAGAAAAAAAACAAGAAAAAATGAAGTGGGAATCTACTGTTTTGCAAAATTCTAGAAGCAATAAAATTATTAGCAAATATGAAGATTTAAATAAAACAAAACAATATACAACAAACCAAAAATCACCCCTGCCTTATATTAAAAATTTACGAAAGTGGATTAATAAAGATAAAAAAGCTAGTTAG
- a CDS encoding ABC transporter permease, whose amino-acid sequence MELKQYNLFFLYQETFALTKRLFIQLKRRPSTLLAGILQPIIWLFLFGALFSKAPEGFLPGVDSYGNFLGAGLIVFTAFSGALNSGLPLMFDREFGFLNRLLVAPLTSRLSIVLSSFFYITILSFVQSIVIMVVSYILGYGWPNLYGLGIVFTTLVLLVLFVTSISLCLAFVLPGHIELIALIFVINLPLLFASTALAPISFMPNWLGWLASLNPLTFAIEPIRTAYTQTMDLELVALHAPYGDLTCKSCISILFSLTVLSLIIIRPLLNRKLN is encoded by the coding sequence ATGGAATTAAAACAATATAATTTATTTTTTTTATATCAAGAAACATTTGCCTTAACTAAGAGATTATTTATCCAACTGAAAAGAAGGCCATCAACCCTTTTGGCAGGAATATTACAACCAATAATTTGGCTTTTTTTATTTGGAGCACTATTCTCTAAAGCTCCTGAAGGTTTTTTACCAGGAGTTGATTCTTATGGAAATTTTTTAGGCGCAGGCCTTATTGTTTTTACTGCTTTTAGCGGAGCCCTAAACTCGGGTCTCCCTTTAATGTTTGATAGGGAGTTTGGATTCCTGAATAGGTTACTTGTAGCACCTTTAACAAGTAGATTGTCTATAGTTTTATCTTCTTTTTTTTACATAACAATCCTGAGCTTTGTTCAGAGTATTGTAATTATGGTTGTTTCATACATTTTGGGTTATGGATGGCCCAACTTATATGGTTTAGGAATTGTGTTTACGACGCTAGTTCTATTAGTTCTTTTTGTGACATCAATAAGTTTATGTTTAGCATTTGTTTTACCTGGCCATATTGAATTAATCGCTCTTATATTTGTAATAAACTTACCTCTCCTTTTCGCAAGTACTGCTTTAGCCCCAATCTCTTTTATGCCAAATTGGCTTGGGTGGCTAGCTTCATTAAATCCATTAACTTTTGCTATTGAACCTATTAGGACTGCCTATACACAAACTATGGATTTAGAATTAGTAGCTTTACACGCCCCATATGGTGATTTAACTTGTAAGAGTTGTATTTCAATTTTATTTTCTTTAACAGTTTTATCCTTGATAATTATAAGACCTCTGTTAAACAGAAAGTTAAATTAA
- the fabG gene encoding 3-oxoacyl-[acyl-carrier-protein] reductase: MSNTDSLSGKVALITGASRGIGKEIALELSRLGAEVFINYSSSDEKAEEVVNSIKNLGGKAHKLKFDVSKESAVSSAFEEIVKINGTIDILINNAGITRDGLLMRMKSEQWDDVLNTNLKGVFLCTKYASKFMMKKRSGSIVNISSVVGIIGNPGQANYSAAKAGVIGFTKTCAKEFASRGINVNAIAPGFIETEMTEKLNTEEILKVIPLGKLGSCTQIANLVAFLVSSNAGSYITGQTISIDGGMSI; this comes from the coding sequence ATGTCCAATACAGATTCATTATCAGGCAAAGTTGCTTTAATCACAGGAGCTAGCAGGGGAATTGGTAAAGAAATTGCTTTAGAACTAAGTCGCTTAGGAGCAGAAGTTTTTATTAATTACTCTTCTTCTGATGAAAAAGCTGAAGAAGTTGTTAATTCAATAAAAAATTTGGGAGGTAAAGCTCATAAATTAAAATTTGATGTTTCAAAAGAGAGTGCTGTAAGTTCAGCTTTTGAAGAAATCGTCAAAATTAATGGCACCATTGATATCCTCATTAACAATGCTGGTATTACTAGAGATGGACTATTGATGAGAATGAAATCGGAACAATGGGATGACGTACTAAATACAAATTTAAAAGGAGTTTTTCTTTGTACAAAATATGCGTCAAAATTTATGATGAAAAAAAGAAGTGGTAGTATCGTAAACATTTCATCTGTTGTTGGAATAATTGGTAATCCCGGTCAAGCAAATTATTCTGCCGCCAAAGCTGGAGTTATTGGATTCACCAAAACTTGCGCGAAAGAATTTGCTTCAAGAGGTATAAACGTAAATGCAATAGCTCCAGGTTTCATAGAAACAGAGATGACCGAAAAACTTAATACTGAAGAGATACTAAAAGTTATTCCTTTAGGAAAATTAGGAAGTTGTACTCAAATCGCAAACTTAGTGGCTTTTTTAGTTTCTAGTAATGCAGGAAGTTACATCACAGGACAAACAATAAGTATAGACGGGGGTATGAGTATTTAA
- a CDS encoding LD-carboxypeptidase, with protein sequence MVFRLKKGDLIDILAPGSFIDEDENFQKGIEILKNWGLEINENNSLSKKFGYFAGDDLTRFEELEKAQNSKLIIFAKGGWGSARLLEKEPSWQNGLMLGFSDTCSLLLSKYSQGFIGSIHGPMVTGLCKEPEWSLKRLRNLLFEGYVEDIRGIPLKAGKAKGEIIVSNLTIATFLIGTNHFPDCKGKIIIFEDINEDIYKIDRMLTYLRMTKTLSEIAGIGFGSFSNDSSDLEWRDLLKNCIIERLQEFDFPILYDLPVGHISGNACIPIGYEGTINGDDGILSIDTPF encoded by the coding sequence ATGGTTTTTAGATTAAAAAAAGGGGATCTAATAGATATTTTAGCTCCAGGCTCCTTTATTGATGAAGACGAGAATTTTCAAAAAGGCATAGAAATCTTAAAAAATTGGGGCTTGGAAATTAATGAAAATAATTCTCTATCAAAAAAATTTGGTTACTTTGCAGGTGACGATCTAACTAGATTTGAAGAACTGGAAAAAGCACAAAATAGTAAGCTAATCATTTTTGCGAAAGGAGGCTGGGGTTCAGCAAGACTTTTAGAAAAAGAACCTTCTTGGCAGAATGGTTTAATGCTTGGATTCTCAGATACATGTTCTTTATTACTATCTAAATATTCTCAAGGATTTATAGGTTCTATTCATGGCCCAATGGTTACTGGCCTTTGCAAAGAGCCAGAGTGGAGTCTAAAGAGATTAAGAAATTTACTTTTTGAAGGATATGTTGAGGATATAAGAGGAATTCCTTTAAAAGCTGGAAAAGCTAAAGGAGAAATTATCGTTTCTAACTTAACTATTGCTACTTTTTTAATTGGTACTAATCACTTTCCAGATTGCAAAGGAAAAATAATAATTTTTGAAGATATTAATGAAGATATTTATAAAATTGATCGCATGTTGACTTACCTCAGAATGACTAAAACACTCTCTGAAATTGCTGGTATTGGATTTGGAAGTTTTTCTAATGATTCCTCCGACCTTGAATGGAGAGATTTACTAAAAAACTGCATTATTGAAAGACTCCAAGAGTTTGATTTCCCTATTCTTTATGACCTCCCAGTAGGCCATATTTCGGGAAATGCTTGTATTCCCATAGGATACGAAGGAACCATAAATGGTGATGATGGCATTCTTAGTATCGATACACCTTTTTAA
- the groL gene encoding chaperonin GroEL (60 kDa chaperone family; promotes refolding of misfolded polypeptides especially under stressful conditions; forms two stacked rings of heptamers to form a barrel-shaped 14mer; ends can be capped by GroES; misfolded proteins enter the barrel where they are refolded when GroES binds), protein MAKQLSFSNESREALEKGVNFVANAVKVTIGPKARNVVIDRKFGSPDVVKDGSTVAKEIEIENPISNLGAKLIEQVASKTKESAGDGTTTATILAQKMVQEGLKNIASGASPMELKKGMEAGLAFVLEKLSSKSISISGSDIQKVATVSAGGDEEIGSIISKAMDIVTSDGVITVEESQSLDTELDITEGMSFDRGYSSPYFVTDQERQVCELENPKILITDQKISTLANLVPILEEIQKSGSPFLILAEDIEGEALTTLVLNKNSGVLNVASVRAPLFGERRKAALEDIAILTGAKLISEDKSMTLEKVSINDLGKAKKITITKDKTTIIAFDDTKDLVNARVKKLKREVDITESEYDKDKINERIAKLAGGVALIKVGAATETEMKYKKLRIEDSLNATKAAIDEGVVSGGGQTLIEISDELLNLSQKSSDDLKTGINIVKKALLEPTKQIAKNAGFNGDVVVAEIMRLNKGFNANSGKYEDLKDSGILDPTKVIRLALQDSVSIAAMLLTTEVAIADIPEPEIAVPGGPGGDPMGGMGMPGMGGMGMPGMGGMGMPGMGGMGMPGMGGMGMPGMM, encoded by the coding sequence ATGGCTAAACAGTTAAGTTTTTCTAATGAATCAAGAGAAGCGCTAGAAAAAGGTGTAAATTTCGTAGCTAACGCAGTAAAGGTTACTATTGGACCAAAGGCAAGAAACGTAGTGATAGATAGAAAATTTGGTTCTCCAGATGTAGTAAAAGATGGATCTACAGTTGCTAAAGAAATTGAGATTGAAAACCCTATTTCTAATTTAGGAGCCAAGTTAATAGAGCAAGTTGCCTCCAAGACAAAAGAAAGTGCTGGTGATGGAACAACAACAGCAACCATTTTGGCTCAGAAGATGGTTCAGGAAGGATTAAAAAATATTGCTTCAGGTGCTAGTCCTATGGAATTAAAAAAAGGTATGGAGGCAGGCTTGGCTTTTGTTTTAGAGAAATTAAGTTCGAAAAGTATTTCAATAAGTGGATCTGATATCCAAAAAGTTGCAACAGTTAGTGCGGGAGGTGATGAAGAAATAGGATCTATAATTTCAAAAGCCATGGATATCGTTACTTCAGATGGTGTAATAACTGTTGAAGAATCTCAATCATTAGATACAGAATTAGACATAACTGAAGGAATGTCTTTTGATAGAGGCTATAGTTCTCCGTACTTTGTAACAGACCAAGAAAGACAAGTTTGTGAACTTGAAAACCCTAAAATATTAATTACTGACCAAAAAATTTCAACTTTAGCTAACCTAGTCCCAATACTAGAGGAAATTCAGAAATCAGGCTCACCATTTCTAATTCTTGCTGAAGATATAGAAGGAGAGGCTTTAACTACTCTCGTATTGAATAAAAATAGCGGAGTGTTAAATGTTGCTTCCGTAAGAGCTCCATTATTCGGTGAAAGAAGAAAAGCTGCCCTTGAAGACATTGCAATTCTTACTGGAGCCAAGCTAATTAGTGAAGATAAATCGATGACATTAGAAAAAGTATCGATTAATGATTTAGGCAAAGCAAAAAAAATAACTATCACAAAAGATAAAACTACAATAATAGCCTTCGATGACACTAAAGATTTAGTTAATGCGCGGGTCAAGAAATTAAAAAGAGAAGTTGATATAACTGAATCAGAATACGACAAGGATAAAATCAATGAAAGGATAGCCAAACTTGCGGGAGGAGTAGCTCTTATAAAAGTAGGTGCTGCAACAGAAACAGAGATGAAGTATAAAAAGTTGAGAATAGAAGATTCCCTTAATGCTACAAAAGCTGCTATTGATGAAGGTGTTGTTTCTGGAGGTGGTCAAACTTTAATTGAAATATCAGATGAACTTTTAAATTTAAGTCAAAAATCATCCGATGATTTGAAAACGGGGATAAACATAGTAAAAAAAGCCCTTTTAGAACCTACTAAACAAATAGCAAAAAATGCTGGTTTTAATGGCGATGTAGTTGTCGCTGAAATTATGAGGCTTAACAAAGGATTTAATGCTAATTCAGGGAAATATGAGGATTTAAAGGACTCAGGGATATTAGACCCAACTAAAGTAATAAGATTAGCTCTTCAAGATTCAGTATCTATTGCCGCTATGCTCCTGACAACAGAAGTTGCAATTGCTGATATTCCAGAGCCTGAAATTGCAGTCCCTGGAGGCCCAGGAGGAGATCCGATGGGAGGCATGGGTATGCCAGGTATGGGAGGTATGGGCATGCCAGGAATGGGAGGTATGGGCATGCCAGGTATGGGGGGCATGGGTATGCCAGGTATGGGAGGTATGGGTATGCCAGGTATGATGTAA
- a CDS encoding 2-C-methyl-D-erythritol 4-phosphate cytidylyltransferase — MHFLIPAAGSGSRMKAGKNKLLIDLEGESLIYWTLKSVFSSSSIKWVGIIGQPKDKNLLLNSAKDFAHKVHWINGGDTRQQSVFNGLKALPKDAEKVLIHDGARCLINPELIDQCAKQLDENEGVVLATKVIDTIKIVDNEGFIKETPDRNYLWAAQTPQGFLVDRLKKAHTMAIDKNWKVTDDASLFEMLNWKVKIIEGTYSNIKITSPIDLKIAKLFVKNS; from the coding sequence GTGCACTTTTTAATCCCAGCTGCAGGGAGTGGTAGCAGAATGAAAGCTGGAAAAAATAAATTACTTATTGATTTAGAGGGAGAGTCTTTGATTTATTGGACACTTAAATCTGTATTTTCTTCAAGCTCCATAAAATGGGTTGGAATAATTGGGCAACCCAAAGATAAAAATTTATTATTAAATTCAGCAAAGGATTTTGCCCATAAAGTTCATTGGATTAATGGTGGAGATACCAGGCAACAGTCAGTTTTTAATGGTTTAAAAGCGTTGCCAAAAGATGCTGAAAAAGTTTTAATACATGATGGTGCTAGATGTCTAATTAATCCTGAATTGATAGATCAATGTGCCAAGCAATTAGATGAAAATGAAGGTGTTGTTTTAGCTACTAAGGTAATTGACACAATAAAGATTGTTGATAATGAAGGCTTTATTAAAGAAACACCAGATAGAAATTATTTATGGGCAGCGCAAACTCCTCAGGGCTTTTTAGTAGATAGATTAAAAAAAGCTCATACGATGGCAATTGATAAAAACTGGAAAGTCACAGATGATGCCTCACTATTCGAAATGCTTAATTGGAAAGTAAAGATTATTGAAGGAACTTATTCAAATATTAAAATTACATCCCCTATAGATTTGAAAATAGCAAAACTTTTTGTGAAGAACTCCTAG